A region of Nitrosomonas stercoris DNA encodes the following proteins:
- a CDS encoding phospho-2-dehydro-3-deoxyheptonate aldolase, Phe-sensitive translates to MWLLLHTMTKENREQLSVKYKIDDRRIVKQAELITPAKLLDEYPLTKREENTVDTARRASHRILRGKDDRLLVICGPCSIHDVDAAIEYAARLGRLREELAGQLHIIMRVYFEKPRTTVGWKGLINDPDLDHSFNIDKGLRIARDLLLRLGNEGIPAATEFLDLISPQYVADLISWAAIGARTTESQGHRELASGVSCPVGFKNGTYGNLNIAIDAIGAASHSHNFLSVTKEGQVATFTTEGNTDCHIILRGGRQPNYDQESVTAAVAALEKANLPPYLMIDCSHANSGKDYRRQPEVAADIARQIIAGNDAISGVMLESHLVAGRQDAEGRRREELVYGQSITDGCIDFATTEQVLTDLAEAVEQRRNRLRANSASVSTHSAAIS, encoded by the coding sequence ATGTGGTTACTTCTGCATACCATGACAAAAGAGAATAGAGAGCAATTATCAGTGAAATATAAAATCGACGATCGACGTATTGTCAAACAGGCTGAGCTAATCACACCTGCAAAATTATTGGATGAATATCCCTTGACCAAGCGTGAAGAGAATACGGTAGATACAGCTAGACGGGCGAGTCACCGCATATTACGTGGCAAAGATGACCGCTTGTTGGTGATATGCGGTCCCTGTTCAATTCATGATGTTGATGCTGCTATAGAATATGCTGCACGATTGGGTCGACTACGTGAAGAGCTGGCCGGGCAGTTGCATATCATCATGCGAGTTTATTTTGAAAAACCACGCACCACTGTGGGTTGGAAAGGTTTGATTAATGACCCCGATCTGGATCACAGTTTCAATATTGATAAAGGATTACGCATAGCGCGTGATTTATTGTTGAGATTGGGCAATGAAGGCATTCCGGCAGCTACTGAGTTTCTTGATTTGATTAGTCCGCAGTATGTCGCGGATTTGATCAGTTGGGCGGCCATAGGCGCGCGTACCACAGAAAGCCAAGGGCATCGTGAACTGGCTTCCGGCGTATCTTGCCCGGTAGGGTTCAAAAATGGTACCTATGGCAATTTGAATATTGCAATTGATGCCATTGGTGCAGCGTCTCATTCGCATAATTTTTTATCTGTAACCAAAGAAGGACAAGTGGCCACTTTTACCACCGAAGGTAATACGGATTGCCACATCATTTTGCGCGGTGGCAGACAACCAAATTATGATCAGGAAAGTGTAACTGCTGCTGTCGCTGCGCTGGAAAAGGCCAATTTACCTCCTTATCTGATGATTGATTGCAGCCATGCTAATAGCGGAAAAGATTATCGGCGCCAACCTGAAGTGGCAGCTGATATTGCGCGCCAAATCATTGCTGGTAATGATGCTATCAGCGGCGTCATGCTGGAAAGCCATCTGGTAGCGGGTAGACAAGATGCGGAAGGCAGACGACGGGAAGAACTGGTTTACGGGCAAAGCATTACCGACGGCTGTATTGATTTTGCTACTACAGAACAGGTATTGACAGATTTGGCTGAAGCAGTAGAGCAACGTCGGAACAGGCTACGTGCTAATTCAGCATCAGTTTCAACTCATTCGGCAGCCATTTCCTGA
- a CDS encoding putative ABC transporter ATP-binding protein — MIQLQDITRTFYMGGQAVHALNRINLTIKPGEYVSIMGSSGSGKSTLLNIIGLLDQPDSGQYLLDGKAVTLLSETEQAQVRREKIGFIFQSFHLIPRLTAAENIEIPLILTGTPATERKTRIAEALQAFNLSDRAHHRPAELSGGQRQRVAIARAMILRPTTLLADEPTGNLDHRIGSEVATLLEALNQTGTTLIMVTHDRELGSRAHRRIVMRDGQLESDEQ, encoded by the coding sequence ATGATACAGCTGCAAGATATTACTCGCACCTTCTACATGGGCGGGCAAGCTGTACATGCATTGAATCGTATCAACCTGACAATTAAGCCAGGTGAATATGTTTCTATCATGGGCTCTTCCGGCTCGGGTAAATCCACTTTGCTCAATATTATTGGTTTGCTGGATCAGCCTGATAGTGGCCAATATCTGCTTGATGGTAAAGCAGTCACTTTACTGTCTGAAACCGAACAAGCTCAAGTTCGCCGTGAAAAAATCGGGTTTATTTTTCAATCATTCCACTTAATCCCGCGCCTGACTGCCGCAGAGAATATTGAAATTCCGCTGATCTTAACTGGCACCCCCGCAACGGAACGCAAAACACGCATTGCAGAGGCCTTGCAAGCCTTCAATCTGAGCGACCGTGCTCATCATCGCCCTGCTGAACTATCTGGTGGACAACGCCAGCGGGTTGCCATTGCGCGTGCAATGATTTTACGCCCCACTACATTATTAGCCGATGAACCGACCGGCAATCTGGACCATCGTATCGGCTCGGAAGTCGCCACCCTGTTAGAAGCCTTAAATCAGACCGGCACAACACTCATCATGGTTACGCATGATCGTGAGCTAGGCTCACGCGCACACCGTCGGATTGTGATGCGCGATGGCCAGCTGGAAAGCGATGAACAATGA
- a CDS encoding 2-octaprenylphenol hydroxylase, which translates to MKFDIVVIGGGLVGASLLAALKDTGLKLALIEARPLAPLPADGGWDARVYAISPGSIAFLQSCGAWQRMDAARITPVYEMRVYGDDLVSRIGFSAYESGVPELACIIENSRLQHALWDQLVAADNVQLFCPAQCASRAWHDSHAELTLDDGSVLQTSLLIGADGVNSRIREQAGIAVKRHSYHQTGVVANFEVERHHHHIAYQWFRRDGILALLPLSGKRVSMVWSAKTALADELLTLSPEALCQRVSQAAAHQLGEMRLITPQRGFPLNFVQAQALIKPRLALIGDAAHGIHPLAGQGVNLGLRDARDLAAIMQQFAGLADCGELALLRHYERSRKEDIIAMQWVTDGLHKLFYSEDAAIMRIRNVGLGITNRFPLLKNRLMQHALS; encoded by the coding sequence ATGAAATTCGATATTGTAGTGATAGGTGGTGGGTTGGTGGGCGCGAGCTTGCTGGCCGCATTGAAAGATACTGGACTGAAGCTGGCGCTGATTGAAGCACGGCCGCTAGCGCCATTGCCTGCTGATGGAGGCTGGGATGCACGTGTATATGCGATTAGCCCAGGGAGCATAGCTTTTTTACAATCCTGTGGCGCTTGGCAACGAATGGATGCCGCTCGCATTACACCTGTTTATGAAATGCGGGTGTATGGGGATGATTTGGTATCTCGCATTGGTTTTAGTGCGTATGAAAGCGGTGTGCCGGAGCTGGCTTGCATCATTGAAAATAGTCGATTACAGCACGCTCTTTGGGATCAGTTGGTGGCTGCAGATAATGTTCAGCTTTTTTGTCCAGCACAATGTGCTTCACGTGCCTGGCATGATTCCCATGCTGAGTTGACGTTGGATGATGGTTCGGTATTACAGACATCACTGCTGATTGGCGCGGATGGTGTTAACTCTCGTATACGTGAACAAGCTGGCATTGCTGTCAAGCGGCATAGTTATCATCAAACCGGTGTAGTTGCCAATTTTGAAGTGGAGCGTCATCACCATCATATCGCATACCAGTGGTTTCGACGTGACGGCATTCTTGCCTTGTTGCCGTTGTCAGGCAAACGGGTTTCCATGGTGTGGTCTGCCAAGACGGCGTTGGCTGACGAATTACTCACTTTATCTCCTGAAGCATTATGTCAACGAGTCAGCCAGGCAGCTGCACACCAATTGGGTGAGATGCGACTGATTACGCCGCAACGTGGATTTCCATTGAACTTTGTACAAGCGCAAGCACTCATCAAGCCAAGGTTGGCTTTAATTGGCGATGCTGCGCACGGAATTCATCCTCTGGCAGGTCAAGGGGTCAATCTGGGTTTGCGTGATGCACGCGATCTGGCAGCTATTATGCAGCAATTTGCTGGTTTGGCAGATTGCGGTGAGCTGGCGTTATTACGTCATTATGAGCGGAGCCGCAAGGAAGATATTATTGCTATGCAATGGGTAACAGATGGTTTGCATAAGCTGTTCTACAGCGAGGATGCCGCGATTATGCGTATCCGAAATGTAGGGTTGGGCATTACCAATCGTTTTCCGCTTCTAAAAAATAGATTGATGCAGCATGCATTGAGTTAG
- a CDS encoding IS5 family transposase ISStma16: MKNTDTADQKGYDAGKKVSGIKRHIAVDTLGLPHAIAVTTAEVTDRNGALQALKRCRSSLGQVQGLLCDGGYTGAPFAESVQEILGKPVTVQIAKRSKLHTFKVMPRRWIVERSFAWLEKCRRLWKNCERKLDTSLQLIHLAFLALLLKRS, translated from the coding sequence GTGAAGAATACAGACACGGCTGACCAGAAAGGCTATGACGCCGGCAAGAAGGTGTCGGGCATCAAGCGCCATATCGCTGTTGATACCTTGGGGTTGCCGCACGCCATTGCAGTGACGACAGCGGAAGTGACTGACCGTAACGGTGCATTGCAGGCCTTGAAGCGTTGCAGATCGAGTTTGGGGCAAGTACAAGGTTTGCTGTGTGACGGTGGCTATACTGGAGCACCATTTGCCGAAAGTGTGCAAGAAATTCTGGGCAAACCTGTCACCGTGCAGATCGCCAAACGCAGCAAACTGCATACCTTCAAGGTTATGCCCAGGCGCTGGATAGTGGAACGTAGTTTCGCCTGGCTGGAAAAGTGCCGAAGATTATGGAAAAACTGCGAACGTAAACTTGATACCAGCTTGCAGCTCATTCATCTGGCCTTCCTGGCACTCCTGCTCAAAAGATCGTAA
- a CDS encoding macrolide export protein MacA, with the protein MPATRLSLRIIGIILLVITTGYAIWHFTSNEPLKVELVTVDRGVVEATVVNTRAGTIKACRRAKLSPQAGGQIVRLNIHEGDRVKQGQILLELWNIDLQAQYDLAKQQLATAENRQQEACILAENAQREYVRTQQLVEQGFVSAQRADDAHATAKANRAACAATAADVKRAQAQIAVSQANLDRMQLIAPFSGIVAQITGELGEYVTPSPPGIPTLPVVDLIDDSCLYVSAPMDEVDAPKIQVGQTARITLDALPDHVFDGTVRRIAPYVTEIEKQARTVDVEAEFTHPGQAAFLVGYSADIEAIIDQRQAVLRVPTQVIRQDNKVWVVDQNNQLEERTLETGLANWVYTEVLAGLTEGEQVVLSSSEGELAAGQPVTPKSPQP; encoded by the coding sequence ATGCCTGCAACACGTTTATCGCTTCGCATTATCGGTATTATTCTATTGGTTATCACAACTGGTTACGCTATCTGGCATTTCACCAGTAATGAGCCACTGAAAGTAGAACTGGTTACTGTAGATCGCGGTGTAGTTGAAGCGACTGTTGTTAATACGCGTGCTGGGACAATTAAGGCGTGTCGTCGAGCTAAATTATCGCCCCAGGCCGGTGGACAAATTGTGCGTCTGAATATTCACGAAGGTGATCGCGTCAAACAAGGTCAGATTTTACTTGAATTATGGAATATCGACCTGCAGGCACAATACGACCTGGCCAAACAACAACTGGCCACCGCAGAAAATCGACAACAAGAAGCCTGTATTCTGGCGGAAAACGCGCAAAGAGAATATGTACGCACACAACAATTAGTGGAACAAGGTTTTGTCAGTGCACAACGAGCCGATGATGCTCACGCTACCGCCAAAGCAAACCGTGCTGCGTGTGCAGCGACAGCGGCCGACGTCAAACGAGCACAAGCACAAATAGCAGTCAGTCAAGCTAATCTGGATCGGATGCAGCTGATCGCCCCTTTTTCTGGCATCGTTGCGCAAATTACAGGCGAACTTGGTGAATATGTCACCCCTTCCCCGCCCGGTATTCCTACGCTACCAGTAGTTGATTTGATTGATGATTCTTGTCTGTATGTCAGCGCCCCCATGGATGAAGTAGATGCTCCCAAAATTCAGGTGGGACAAACTGCTCGCATCACACTGGATGCACTGCCTGATCATGTTTTTGACGGCACGGTGCGGCGCATTGCGCCTTACGTGACAGAAATTGAAAAACAGGCGCGCACGGTGGATGTCGAAGCTGAATTTACGCACCCTGGTCAAGCTGCATTTCTCGTTGGCTACAGTGCAGACATTGAAGCGATTATCGACCAACGTCAGGCTGTGCTGCGCGTTCCCACGCAAGTGATTCGCCAAGATAACAAAGTCTGGGTAGTTGATCAAAACAATCAGCTGGAAGAACGTACATTGGAAACTGGCCTGGCAAATTGGGTGTACACCGAAGTGCTGGCAGGATTAACTGAAGGGGAACAAGTGGTGTTATCCAGCAGTGAAGGAGAACTTGCGGCCGGTCAGCCAGTTACCCCAAAATCGCCACAACCATGA
- a CDS encoding DNA mismatch repair protein MutS codes for MNDTSQAVASLVWRENFILSAGKQQAQTRDTKPTADDYGVLDAKTFAAVETDALFDEVNHAQTQVGQAVLYRSIARPIADTALLQSKQEALRELESDPAMLRALEAYIERMADDENLLYNLLYGEFVGGFTTDNPRSSTGKERLEFGGYGYRQFIDGTDFVVDMVEEAEELPTPKSDYLRTLVQALRDFAQTRTYALIHGPLYVSNRKFLTKEEKPRLPMPSFQPSMFKWPLIGFLVALASILFFFFRDMLAEVGSDYMGYGIMIMLIPITPLIFQSVSASDRDSVIYPLQRLFRSSPELAKAMDALGMIDELLALYRHAKTIPGDSVLPEIHAHERHTLVATGARNPLLLRTRPDYVPNNITLDDSKRLLIVTGPNSGGKTAYCKTVVQIQLLAQAGAYVPATQARIVPAEHIFYQIPDPGQLEEGVGRFAHELKQTREIFFNSTARSLVILDELAEGTTFEEKMTLSEYVLKGFHELGATTLLVTHNHELCERLQKEGIGNYLQVEFMNEQPTHHLIPGVSRISHADRIASAIGFSKEDVASHLAALRENGD; via the coding sequence ATGAATGATACCTCACAAGCTGTTGCTTCCCTTGTCTGGCGCGAAAATTTTATTTTGTCAGCAGGTAAGCAACAAGCTCAGACACGAGATACCAAACCGACAGCAGATGATTATGGTGTGCTGGATGCCAAAACGTTTGCGGCTGTCGAAACCGATGCACTGTTTGATGAAGTTAATCACGCACAAACGCAAGTCGGACAAGCGGTACTTTATCGTTCAATTGCACGCCCCATTGCTGACACTGCGCTGCTGCAAAGCAAACAGGAAGCACTGCGCGAACTTGAATCGGATCCCGCAATGCTGCGAGCATTAGAAGCTTATATCGAGCGTATGGCTGATGATGAAAATCTGCTTTATAACTTACTGTATGGAGAATTCGTCGGAGGATTTACGACCGATAATCCCAGAAGTAGCACTGGTAAAGAACGATTAGAATTTGGTGGCTATGGCTATCGTCAATTTATTGATGGCACCGATTTTGTGGTAGATATGGTAGAAGAAGCTGAAGAATTACCCACACCTAAAAGTGATTACTTGCGTACGCTGGTGCAGGCATTGCGTGATTTCGCACAAACACGTACTTATGCGTTGATACATGGCCCGCTGTATGTTTCCAATAGAAAATTTCTTACCAAAGAAGAAAAACCCCGTTTGCCCATGCCAAGTTTTCAGCCATCCATGTTCAAGTGGCCGCTGATCGGCTTTCTTGTGGCGCTGGCTAGTATTTTGTTCTTCTTTTTTCGGGATATGCTGGCGGAAGTAGGCTCGGATTATATGGGTTACGGCATCATGATTATGCTGATTCCCATCACACCCCTTATTTTTCAGTCAGTTAGCGCATCAGATCGAGATTCAGTGATCTATCCGCTGCAAAGGTTATTTCGTAGTAGCCCGGAATTGGCCAAAGCCATGGATGCATTAGGGATGATTGATGAATTGCTGGCATTGTATCGTCATGCGAAAACCATACCGGGCGATTCAGTATTGCCGGAAATTCATGCTCACGAGCGTCATACATTGGTCGCCACCGGCGCTAGGAATCCACTCTTACTAAGAACTCGTCCAGATTATGTGCCTAACAATATTACGCTAGATGATAGTAAACGTTTATTGATTGTCACGGGACCAAATAGCGGTGGAAAAACAGCTTACTGTAAAACGGTGGTGCAAATCCAACTATTGGCTCAAGCCGGTGCTTATGTTCCCGCGACACAGGCGCGCATTGTGCCAGCGGAGCATATTTTCTATCAGATTCCTGATCCCGGCCAACTAGAAGAGGGGGTAGGCCGTTTTGCGCATGAGTTGAAGCAGACTCGCGAGATATTCTTCAATTCAACAGCGCGTTCGCTGGTCATACTGGATGAGCTGGCAGAGGGTACTACGTTTGAAGAAAAGATGACTTTATCAGAATATGTCTTGAAAGGCTTTCATGAGCTGGGTGCCACTACTTTATTGGTCACACACAATCACGAGTTATGCGAACGGTTGCAAAAAGAAGGGATAGGTAATTATCTGCAAGTTGAATTTATGAACGAGCAACCTACTCATCATCTGATTCCAGGGGTTTCGCGCATTAGCCATGCTGATCGTATTGCCAGTGCCATTGGTTTTAGCAAGGAAGATGTCGCCAGCCATTTGGCAGCATTACGGGAAAATGGCGATTAG
- a CDS encoding macrolide export ATP-bindingpermease protein, translating to MKTADLLRFSFKTVISHPTRSLLIMLAMALGVAAVIILTALGDGARRYVVNEFSAIGTNLVIVLPGRSETAGSFPGAVMGQTPRDLTLEDARWVGRLPQVHRYAPLNVGVAELSAAGKLREVTLMGTTADIFPIRHMRLAQGRFLSSSSENSAQMVLGSRIAEEFFPDGNALGQRVRLGDRRFMVTGIMVEQGESMGYNSDELVIIPVQHAQTLLNTTSLFRLLVEVRQQHEIEDAREAIRQTLIRRHNGEDDVTVIAHDAVLATFERILRALTLGVAGIAVISLAVAGMLVMNVMLVSVSQRTAEIGLLKAIGTPAAVIRYIFLAEAIWLSLTGACIGFILGQTGSWLLRLAYPLLPAWPPLWANFAGIAVAVLAGVLAGLLPAMRAARLDPVAALSKR from the coding sequence ATGAAAACAGCGGATTTACTACGTTTTTCGTTTAAGACTGTTATCAGCCACCCCACACGCTCGCTGTTAATTATGCTGGCTATGGCACTAGGTGTCGCAGCCGTGATTATTCTAACTGCACTGGGAGATGGCGCACGCCGCTATGTTGTCAACGAATTTTCTGCCATCGGCACCAACCTGGTCATTGTTTTGCCGGGACGATCCGAAACCGCGGGTAGTTTCCCTGGCGCAGTCATGGGACAAACACCACGTGATTTAACTTTGGAAGATGCCCGTTGGGTAGGTCGATTGCCACAAGTGCATCGTTACGCACCACTTAACGTTGGCGTGGCTGAACTATCTGCTGCGGGAAAATTGCGTGAAGTAACCTTAATGGGGACCACCGCCGATATTTTCCCTATTCGTCACATGCGACTGGCGCAAGGCAGATTTCTTTCTAGCAGCAGTGAGAACAGTGCGCAAATGGTATTGGGTTCTCGTATTGCCGAAGAATTTTTCCCGGATGGCAATGCGCTCGGACAACGTGTACGTCTTGGTGATCGCCGCTTTATGGTCACTGGCATCATGGTGGAGCAAGGGGAATCCATGGGATATAACTCGGATGAATTGGTCATTATCCCCGTGCAACATGCACAGACACTGCTCAATACCACCTCACTATTCCGCTTGCTGGTTGAAGTACGACAACAGCACGAGATTGAGGACGCGCGCGAAGCAATTCGGCAAACCCTAATCCGTCGCCACAATGGTGAAGATGATGTAACTGTCATCGCGCATGATGCAGTATTGGCCACCTTTGAACGGATTTTGCGCGCCCTGACCTTGGGCGTTGCCGGGATTGCCGTTATCAGCCTGGCAGTGGCCGGTATGTTAGTGATGAATGTCATGCTAGTATCAGTCAGTCAACGCACTGCCGAAATTGGTTTGCTCAAAGCCATTGGCACACCGGCAGCCGTCATTCGCTATATTTTTCTGGCAGAAGCAATCTGGTTATCACTAACCGGTGCCTGCATCGGATTTATATTGGGACAAACAGGCAGCTGGCTGTTGCGATTAGCTTATCCGTTATTACCTGCCTGGCCTCCCCTTTGGGCTAATTTCGCCGGAATAGCAGTCGCCGTGCTAGCGGGTGTACTCGCCGGATTACTACCCGCCATGCGCGCCGCCAGATTAGATCCCGTAGCAGCACTAAGTAAACGCTAG
- a CDS encoding 1,4-dihydroxy-2-naphthoyl-CoA hydrolase, with translation MSSDQAIWFKDYTIDYLEGLRNANMGVYIGIRFVEVGPDFLKASMPVDHRTTQPFGILHGGASCVLSETLGSVSAWMTIDPDRYRAVGITINANHIRAVTTGNVIGVCTPLHVGRRTQVWQTDITEEATGKRVAVSRLTVAIIEQGTLSNQKETVVISK, from the coding sequence ATGAGTTCTGATCAAGCAATCTGGTTTAAAGATTACACTATTGATTATCTGGAAGGGTTACGTAATGCCAATATGGGTGTGTATATCGGCATACGGTTTGTAGAAGTGGGCCCAGATTTTCTGAAGGCCAGCATGCCGGTGGATCATCGGACCACGCAACCCTTTGGCATTTTACATGGTGGGGCAAGTTGTGTGCTTTCTGAAACGCTGGGTAGTGTTTCTGCCTGGATGACCATCGATCCTGATCGTTACCGAGCAGTGGGAATTACCATCAACGCCAATCATATCCGTGCCGTTACCACCGGTAATGTTATTGGGGTATGTACTCCTTTGCATGTTGGGCGGCGTACTCAAGTTTGGCAAACGGATATCACGGAAGAGGCAACCGGCAAACGAGTGGCGGTTTCCAGATTAACCGTTGCGATTATTGAGCAGGGCACCCTCAGCAACCAGAAAGAAACTGTTGTCATAAGTAAATAA
- a CDS encoding macrolide export ATP-bindingpermease protein — MNLIESFKFALYALTAHKMRTLLSASGIAIGIAAVILLTSIGSGIQQFVLSEFTQFGTNIVNITPGKIRTRGASTGSISSVRLLTIEDSLALKSSRHAIYTNATVTGNAEVRGNGRSRRVTVYGQGPEFDRAFNMQVAIGQFLPDDDPRNPRAFAVLGAKVHKELYGSSNPLGSVLQVGGSRFRIIGVMASKGQVLGFDLDDTVYIPTARALEIFNREGVMEVQMTYPPTTPLEEVMQDIKRIMLEQHGREDFTITPQQQMLSTLTTVLNVLTFAVAVLGGISLLVGVVGMITLMHITVTERVAEIGLLNALGATPTRIRILFLLESIALSTLGGMIGLIMGSTIAGLLGILVSDLPVSIPWHYVIAALLLSGIIGLVAGVVPAIQAARLNPVDALRAE, encoded by the coding sequence ATGAATCTGATTGAATCCTTTAAATTTGCTTTATACGCATTAACTGCACACAAAATGCGTACTCTGTTGTCTGCTTCCGGGATTGCGATCGGTATCGCTGCTGTTATTTTGCTGACTTCGATTGGCTCTGGTATTCAGCAATTCGTATTATCTGAATTTACCCAGTTTGGCACCAATATTGTCAACATTACCCCCGGCAAGATTCGCACTCGTGGGGCATCAACTGGCTCGATTAGTAGTGTGCGTTTGCTGACGATTGAAGATTCACTTGCCTTGAAATCCTCTCGTCATGCCATTTACACCAACGCAACTGTGACTGGTAACGCAGAAGTGCGTGGTAATGGTCGCAGCCGGCGTGTGACGGTTTATGGCCAAGGGCCGGAATTTGATCGCGCCTTTAATATGCAAGTTGCAATTGGGCAATTTCTGCCAGATGATGATCCTCGCAACCCACGCGCCTTTGCTGTGCTGGGCGCCAAAGTCCACAAAGAATTATACGGGAGCAGTAATCCGCTGGGATCAGTGTTGCAAGTAGGCGGTTCCCGCTTTCGTATCATCGGCGTCATGGCCAGCAAGGGCCAGGTGTTGGGCTTCGATCTGGACGATACCGTCTATATCCCTACCGCTCGCGCACTGGAGATTTTTAATCGGGAGGGCGTTATGGAAGTACAGATGACTTATCCACCGACCACACCGCTGGAAGAAGTAATGCAAGATATCAAGCGCATTATGCTTGAACAACATGGGCGGGAAGATTTTACTATTACACCTCAGCAACAGATGCTAAGCACTTTGACCACCGTGCTTAATGTACTGACTTTTGCTGTAGCTGTGCTGGGAGGCATTTCACTGCTGGTGGGTGTGGTGGGCATGATTACGTTAATGCACATCACAGTGACTGAGCGTGTAGCGGAAATCGGTTTATTAAATGCACTGGGTGCAACGCCCACGCGTATTCGTATTCTGTTTTTGCTGGAGTCAATAGCCCTTTCCACATTAGGCGGCATGATCGGATTGATTATGGGATCCACCATTGCTGGATTACTGGGAATACTAGTCAGTGATTTGCCAGTCAGTATTCCGTGGCACTATGTGATTGCTGCATTGTTATTATCCGGCATCATCGGACTGGTGGCAGGCGTTGTGCCAGCCATACAAGCAGCCCGATTAAATCCGGTCGACGCGTTGCGCGCCGAATAG